CTCCGTCACCACGGGACGGCGCAGCGAGGGCCGCATCGTCGTCAGCGCGGGCCTGGAGCCCGGCGAGGTCGTCGTCACCGCCGGGCAGCTCCGCCTCTCCCCGGGACAGCCGGTGCGGCTGGAAGCGCGCCACGCCGCCTCCGCGGCGCCGGAACCCGCCCTGCGGTGAGGAGAACCCGCGATGGCCTTCACCGACCTGTTCGTGCGCCGGCCGACGCTGGCGATCGTGGTGAGCCTTATGGTGCTGCTCGGCGGCACCTTCGCGCTGCTCGCCCTGCCGGTGCGGCAATACCCGAAGCTCCAGAGCGCCGCGATCACGGTCGAGACCCGCTATCCGGGTGCGGCCCAGGGCCTGATGCAGGGCTTCGTGACGGTGCCGCTCTCGCAGGCCATCGCCACCGCCGACGGCATCGAGTATCTCAGCTCGATCTCGAGCGACGGGCGCAGCCTGATCAAGGCCCGGCTGCGCCTCGACGCCGACCCGGACCGCAGCCTCGCCGAGATCATGGCCAAGGTCCAGCAGACCAAGTACCGCCTGCCGGAGGAGGCCTACGATCCGGTGATCGAGAAGGTCACCGACGATCCCACCGCCGTCATGTACGTCGCGCTGATGAGCGAGACGCTGCCGATCCCCGAGATCACCGACTATGCGGTGCGCGCGGTCCAGCCGCTCTTCGCCTCGGTCAAGGGCGTGGCCTCGGCCCAGATCATGGGCGGGCGCAACCTCTCCTTACGCGTCTGGCTCGATCCGGACCGGCTGGCGGCCCACGGCCTCACCGCGGCCGAGGTCGGGCAGGCGCTGACCCGCAACAACGTCCAGATCGCCGCGGGTCAGGTGAAGGGATCCTTCACCGCCGCCGCGATCACCGCCGATACGGACGCGCAGGATCCCGAGGCCTTCCGCCGCCTCGTCCTGCGCGACGGCGATCCGCAGGTGCGCCTGGAGGATGTGGCGCGGATCGCGTTCGGCGGCCAGGATTACGAGGAGAGCGCGCTCATCAACGGCCGGCCCGCCGTGGTGGTGGCCGTGAACGGGACGCCGGACGCCAACCCCCTCGACATCGTGCGGGCGGTCACCGCCCTCCTGCCCCAGCTCGAACGCTCCAAGCCGCCCGGCCTCGACATCAGCAACGTCTTCGACGTCGCCCGCTTCGTGCAGGCCGCCCTGACGGAGGTCGAGCACACGCTGGTCGAGGCGGCGATCGTCGTCGTCATCGTGATCTTCCTGTTCCTCGGGTCCTGGCGCGCCGTGCTGATCCCGATGGTGACGATCCCGCTCTCGCTCGTCGGGGCGGCGGCCCTGATGCTCGTGGCCGGCTTCAGCCTGAACCTGCTGACCCTCCTGGCGATGGTCCTCGCTATCGGCCTCGTGGTCGACGACGCGATCGTCGTGGTGGAGAACGTCCATCGCCACATCGAGGAGGGGGCCAGCCCGTTCGAGGCTTCGCTGCGGGGAGCCCGCGAGGTCGTGGGACCGGTCATCGGCATGACGGTCACGCTCGCGGCGGTCTACGCCCCGATCGGCCTGATCGGGGGCATCACCGGCTCGCTGTTCCGCGAATTCGCCTTCACCCTCGCGGGCGCGGTGCTGGTCTCCGGCGTGGTCGCCCTGTGCGTCTCGCCGATGATGAGCTCCCTCCTGCTTCAGCCGCAGAGCCAGCATGGCGGCTTCGCGCGGCGCATCGAGCAGGCCTTCGCGCGCCTGGCCGAGGCCTATGCCGTCATGCTGCGCGCGAGCCTGCGGCACCGCGCTCTCATGACGGCTTTCGCCGTCGCGGCGCTCGCCGGCACGGTCGCCCTCTACCTCGCCGCAGAGCGGGAATTCGCCCCGACCGAGGACCAGGGGACGGTCATGGAGGTGGCGAAGGCCCCGCGCTACGCCAATCTCGACTACACGGAACGCTACTCGGTCCGGCTCGAGGCGGCGTTCCGGCGCCTGCCGGAGGCGGACACGACCTGGGTCCTCAACGGGTCGAGCCAGACCGAGCCCGGCCCCCACTCCGTCTTCGCGGGCGTCAATCTCGTGCCCTGGGACAGGCGCAGCCGCAGCGCGGCCGCGATCATGGCCGAGCTTCAGGCGGACGGCGCCCAGAATCCCGGCCTGTCGGTGATCGCCTTCCTGCTCCCGGCCCTGCCCACCGCGCCCGGCCTCCCGGTCCAGATGGTGGTGCGCGGACCGGTGCCTTACGATCAGCTCTACGCGGTCAAGGAGCGGATCGTGGCGGCGGCCCGCGCGAGCGGCCTGTTCGCGGTGGTCGATTCCGACCTCACCTGGGACAAGCCGGGGATCGCCCTCTCGGTCGACCGCGCCCGGGCGGGCAAGCTCGGCCTGTCGATGCGCGACGTCGCCGCGACCCTCGCGACGCTCGTCGGGGAGAAGTACGTCAACCGCTTCGAATTCCGGGGCCGGTCCTACGACGTGATCCCGCAGGTGGAGCGCCGGTTCAGGGCCGACGGGGCGGGGCTCGAACGCTTCTACGTCCGCGCGCGCTCCGGAGAGCTGGTGCCGCTCGGAACCGTCATTGCGACCGCGCCGCGCGCGGAGCCGAACCAGCTCGGCCAGCACGACCAGATGAACGCGGTGACGATCTCGGCCGTGCCGGCGCCCGGCACCACGATGGGCCAGGCGGTCGCGTTCCTGCAGCGTCAGGCGGAGGATCTGCCCCCCGGGATGGGCACGGCCTGGCTCGGGCAATCCCGCCAGTTCGTCACCGAGGGCCACCGTCTCACGGTCGCCTTCGGGCTTGCCCTCGCGGTGATCTTCCTGGTGCTGGCCGCGCAGTTCAACAGCTTCCGCGACCCGTTCGTGATCCTGGTCAGCGTACCGCTCTCGATCTTCGGCGCGCTGCTGCCGCTCTGGCTCGGCTACACCACGCTCAACATCTTCACCCAGATCGGCCTGGTGACGCTGGTCGGCCTGATCGCCAAGCACGGCATCCTGATGACGGCCTTCGCCAACGAGCTGCAGGAGCGCGACGGCCTCGACCGGGCAGCGGCGATCGTCGAGGCCGCCCGGATCCGGCTGCGGCCGATCCTGATGACGACCGCCGCGATGGTCGTCGGGCTCGTGCCCCTGATCTTCGCGAGCGGCGCCGGGGCGGCGAGCCGCTTCGCGATCGGCGCCGTGGTCGTGGCCGGGCTTCTGGTCGGCACCGCGTTCACCCTGATCGTGCTCCCGACGATCTACACGCTTCTCGCCCGGGACCATCGGCGCGGGACCGTCGCCGGCCTGGCTCAGGCCGGATGACGAAGCCGGCCCGGATGGCGCGCGAGGGCGGCCCGCCGCCACCGTCGGGCGCCCCATCCGACCGATCGCCCGATCCTGCCGCCGCTTCCAGCCCATGACGCGAAACCCGCCCCGGCCCGCCCGGGGCGGGTTTCGCGTCATGGGCGGCCGCCCGGCACGGCGGCGGTCCGGCCACGGGCCGTCTCGGCATCATCGCCTGCCGACTCTCTCATCCGGCGGGGGCAAAAGACATTTCCCCTAGACTCAATAAAAATCAAATTTCTCACTGGACAAAAATCGAAGATAATCACGGTATCTTCGGGAAGTTCCATGAGCGTAATTTTGAAAACATGAAGATATTTCGAGCTATGCTGAATCGGCTGATCATGCGACAGAGTGCATACCGGGGTGGCGGCGCGGTGCAGAACAGCGCACCCCCTCGGAGATCGTCGACTGACGATCCACTTCCGACGGGCCGCACCGGAGCCCAACCGAGACTTCCGTTGGATCACACCTGCCGTCGCTCGGCGGCGGAACATCTGCGCCTCCCTGCGCGGCTCACGCAGGATCGAACGGACGGTCGGGCCCGTGCGGCCTCATGGACATCGTGCATTCACCAGGAGAGACGAAATGACCGGCGTTGGCATCGACGACATCTCCATCTATACGCCTGAATACTATTATTCCCTGCATGATCTGGTGATCGCCCACGGGATCGATCCAAACAAGTACCTGGTGGGCATCGGCCAGGAGCGCATGGCCGTTCCGCCGCCGGA
This region of Methylobacterium nodulans ORS 2060 genomic DNA includes:
- a CDS encoding efflux RND transporter permease subunit, with the translated sequence MAFTDLFVRRPTLAIVVSLMVLLGGTFALLALPVRQYPKLQSAAITVETRYPGAAQGLMQGFVTVPLSQAIATADGIEYLSSISSDGRSLIKARLRLDADPDRSLAEIMAKVQQTKYRLPEEAYDPVIEKVTDDPTAVMYVALMSETLPIPEITDYAVRAVQPLFASVKGVASAQIMGGRNLSLRVWLDPDRLAAHGLTAAEVGQALTRNNVQIAAGQVKGSFTAAAITADTDAQDPEAFRRLVLRDGDPQVRLEDVARIAFGGQDYEESALINGRPAVVVAVNGTPDANPLDIVRAVTALLPQLERSKPPGLDISNVFDVARFVQAALTEVEHTLVEAAIVVVIVIFLFLGSWRAVLIPMVTIPLSLVGAAALMLVAGFSLNLLTLLAMVLAIGLVVDDAIVVVENVHRHIEEGASPFEASLRGAREVVGPVIGMTVTLAAVYAPIGLIGGITGSLFREFAFTLAGAVLVSGVVALCVSPMMSSLLLQPQSQHGGFARRIEQAFARLAEAYAVMLRASLRHRALMTAFAVAALAGTVALYLAAEREFAPTEDQGTVMEVAKAPRYANLDYTERYSVRLEAAFRRLPEADTTWVLNGSSQTEPGPHSVFAGVNLVPWDRRSRSAAAIMAELQADGAQNPGLSVIAFLLPALPTAPGLPVQMVVRGPVPYDQLYAVKERIVAAARASGLFAVVDSDLTWDKPGIALSVDRARAGKLGLSMRDVAATLATLVGEKYVNRFEFRGRSYDVIPQVERRFRADGAGLERFYVRARSGELVPLGTVIATAPRAEPNQLGQHDQMNAVTISAVPAPGTTMGQAVAFLQRQAEDLPPGMGTAWLGQSRQFVTEGHRLTVAFGLALAVIFLVLAAQFNSFRDPFVILVSVPLSIFGALLPLWLGYTTLNIFTQIGLVTLVGLIAKHGILMTAFANELQERDGLDRAAAIVEAARIRLRPILMTTAAMVVGLVPLIFASGAGAASRFAIGAVVVAGLLVGTAFTLIVLPTIYTLLARDHRRGTVAGLAQAG